In one Pseudodesulfovibrio tunisiensis genomic region, the following are encoded:
- a CDS encoding enoyl-ACP reductase FabI: protein MLLQGKKALIFGVVNDRSIAYGIARQFREHGARLGFSHAADPIRKRLEPIAESLDGEMLFKCDVTSDEDIAAGAELVRGKWGGVDILVHSIAYANREDLKGRFIDTSREGYRIALDISSYSLVALCRAYEPLLSPGASVITLSYYGAGKVVANYNAMGVAKAALEACVRYLSVDLGKSGVRINAISAGPVKTMAASAISGFGTILSRIEEKAPLHRNITVDDVGRSALFLASDLSSGTTGEVMFVDSGYNIMGV, encoded by the coding sequence ATGCTTTTGCAAGGAAAAAAGGCCCTGATATTCGGCGTGGTCAATGACCGCAGCATTGCCTACGGCATTGCAAGGCAGTTCCGGGAACACGGCGCACGCCTCGGGTTCAGTCATGCCGCCGACCCCATCCGCAAGCGACTGGAGCCCATTGCCGAATCCCTGGACGGGGAAATGCTGTTCAAGTGCGACGTGACCAGCGACGAGGACATTGCGGCCGGGGCCGAGCTGGTACGCGGGAAATGGGGCGGGGTGGATATTCTTGTCCATTCCATTGCCTATGCCAACCGCGAGGACCTCAAGGGCCGGTTCATCGACACCAGCCGCGAGGGCTACCGCATCGCGCTGGACATTTCATCCTATTCCCTCGTGGCCCTGTGCCGGGCCTATGAGCCGCTGCTTTCCCCGGGCGCATCCGTGATCACCCTGAGCTACTACGGCGCGGGCAAGGTGGTGGCCAACTACAATGCCATGGGCGTGGCCAAGGCCGCGCTCGAAGCCTGCGTGCGCTACCTGTCCGTTGATCTGGGCAAGAGCGGGGTGCGCATCAACGCGATTTCCGCAGGCCCGGTCAAGACCATGGCGGCCTCGGCCATTTCCGGGTTCGGCACCATCCTGTCGCGCATCGAGGAAAAGGCGCCCCTGCATCGCAACATCACGGTGGACGACGTGGGCAGGAGCGCGCTGTTTCTGGCCTCGGACCTTTCCTCGGGCACGACGGGCGAAGTGATGTTCGTGGATTCCGGCTACAACATCATGGGCGTGTGA
- a CDS encoding WbuC family cupin fold metalloprotein, which produces MPGKHRVRLAISPVQGYHVMMSDIDKKYPLALEPPSGDVVPITLEMVSELLRLSRESPRKRMIQPLHKHDGESLHRMFNALQPGTYIPPHRHRNPDKSETVLVISGGMLFIEFDETGNVTSHLIVQPGTAVFGVDVAPGVYHTFFAFKPDTLLFEVKDGPYSRTDDKDIPEWAPAEGTPEAVEYLVDLIKGIMSEQAEPEVEQPS; this is translated from the coding sequence ATGCCCGGGAAACATCGTGTCCGGCTTGCCATTTCCCCTGTGCAGGGCTACCACGTCATGATGAGCGATATAGACAAGAAATACCCGTTGGCTCTGGAACCGCCGTCCGGGGACGTGGTGCCCATCACCTTGGAAATGGTCAGCGAACTCCTGCGTCTGTCCAGGGAAAGCCCGCGCAAGCGGATGATCCAGCCCCTGCACAAGCATGACGGGGAGTCGCTGCACCGCATGTTCAACGCGTTGCAGCCCGGCACCTACATCCCGCCCCATCGGCACCGGAATCCGGACAAGTCCGAAACCGTGCTCGTGATTTCCGGGGGCATGCTGTTCATCGAATTCGATGAAACCGGCAACGTGACCAGCCACCTCATCGTGCAGCCCGGCACCGCCGTGTTCGGCGTGGACGTGGCCCCGGGCGTGTATCACACCTTTTTCGCGTTCAAGCCGGACACCCTGCTCTTCGAGGTCAAGGACGGGCCGTATTCCCGGACCGACGACAAGGACATCCCGGAATGGGCCCCGGCCGAGGGCACGCCCGAGGCCGTGGAATATCTCGTGGACCTGATCAAGGGCATCATGAGCGAGCAGGCCGAACCCGAAGTGGAGCAGCCGTCCTAG
- a CDS encoding DMT family transporter produces MNTRTLRADLLLFVTAAIWGLAFVAQRMSMDHVGPLTFNGVRFALGSVALVPLFRRMERGRAPGFAATDRKRLVRGGLILGLALFAGATLQQIGLAGPQLQALGLEPSTAGKAGFITGLYVVLVPLMGLFFGQRAGLGTWVGAGLAVAGMYLLSVTSGLSVSFGDMLVLASALFWAGHVIIVGKLSPGMDGCDAVKLSSLQFAACAVLSLIGAVATEEITLAGLEGAAIPILYGGLLSVGVAYTLQVLAQRDAQPAHAAIILSLESVFAVIGGCLVLGEVLTVRAMIGCGLMLAGMLFSQLRP; encoded by the coding sequence ATGAATACACGCACCCTGCGTGCCGACCTGCTGCTTTTCGTCACCGCCGCCATCTGGGGGCTCGCCTTCGTGGCCCAGCGCATGAGCATGGACCATGTGGGACCGCTCACGTTCAACGGAGTGCGCTTTGCGCTCGGTTCCGTGGCACTCGTTCCCCTGTTTCGCCGCATGGAGCGCGGCAGGGCTCCGGGCTTTGCCGCCACGGATCGAAAACGTCTGGTCCGGGGCGGCCTGATTCTGGGGCTGGCCCTGTTCGCCGGAGCCACGCTCCAGCAGATCGGCCTTGCCGGACCGCAGCTTCAGGCGCTGGGGCTGGAACCGTCCACTGCGGGCAAGGCCGGATTCATCACCGGACTCTACGTGGTGCTGGTGCCGCTCATGGGCCTGTTCTTCGGCCAGCGAGCCGGACTGGGCACGTGGGTCGGCGCGGGACTGGCCGTTGCCGGCATGTATCTGCTCTCCGTGACCAGCGGCCTGAGCGTGTCCTTCGGGGACATGCTGGTGCTGGCCAGCGCATTGTTCTGGGCCGGACACGTGATCATCGTGGGCAAGCTCTCCCCGGGCATGGACGGTTGCGACGCGGTCAAGCTTTCCTCTCTCCAGTTCGCGGCCTGCGCCGTGCTCAGCCTGATCGGCGCGGTTGCCACCGAGGAGATCACCCTTGCCGGGCTCGAGGGCGCAGCCATTCCCATTCTCTATGGCGGCCTGCTTTCCGTGGGCGTGGCCTACACGCTTCAGGTGCTGGCCCAGCGGGACGCGCAACCCGCGCATGCGGCCATCATCCTGAGTCTGGAATCCGTGTTCGCGGTCATCGGCGGCTGTCTGGTGCTCGGCGAAGTGCTCACGGTCCGCGCCATGATCGGTTGCGGCCTGATGCTCGCGGGCATGCTTTTCAGCCAGCTCAGACCATAG
- a CDS encoding bacteriohemerythrin, producing the protein MKGTIKFKLILGFAVITLILAAVGISGYHGVTQEQKALEHLLTKSLPLVTAAEDIRTLGLNHRIYEKDFFMDIGSPEKQAEAVRKFNAESEKLLKTLAFLEEQSREEASLAKLQQLIAGLDEKYAAYRNGVFSTMERVRNDPSITSEQANALLTPYKQITYDFARDVDLVSATVSRFMTDRGKEVMETADFEAYLILGLLVAGLLAAILAGYLSVRATINPLGRMVRFASAVAGGDFKARAEGVFTGEMGLLRQAVDTMLKTVFDKIEEAEEAADNAAKAADDARRAQADAQEANIRNEAQSRGLLEAAQRLRDLMSSLTSATEELSVQVEQVARGADVQNARTTETSTAMEQMNASIMEVARGAAEAAENAEAVREKAQSGAGVVADVVSSVNDVETHSMRMQRSLESLGEQAEGIGKIMNVITDIADQTNLLALNAAIEAARAGEAGRGFAVVADEVRKLAEKTMQATKEVGDAVSAIQNGTRDNMKEMQGANQAVSTSADLAHSAGEALEEIVRYIETNTGQIHTIATAAEEQSAASEEVTHALDEVSSIADENAHGMSESAVALRELASLTEQINVVIEGMASGDAAALEHAAAQLSAPISASRPASYAPRPSASRPAPTTASAAARRRPSTGNLMDWDESFSVGVREIDQQHRKLFDLVNALHKAMRTGKGSDILGKVFEELREYTVHHFAHEESLFEEHHYPAMIGHQKEHTKLVDQVLELEKEFKAGRAAITNEVMEFLRNWLVNHIKGTDRKYGPFLNRAGVR; encoded by the coding sequence ATGAAAGGCACGATCAAATTCAAGCTGATTCTGGGATTCGCCGTCATTACCCTGATTCTGGCCGCAGTCGGCATCAGCGGATATCACGGCGTCACGCAGGAACAGAAGGCGCTGGAGCACCTGCTCACCAAGAGCCTGCCTCTGGTCACGGCGGCCGAGGACATCCGGACTCTGGGCCTGAACCACCGCATATACGAAAAGGACTTCTTCATGGACATCGGCAGCCCTGAGAAGCAGGCCGAAGCCGTGCGCAAGTTCAACGCCGAATCCGAAAAACTCCTCAAGACCCTGGCCTTTCTGGAGGAACAGAGCCGCGAGGAAGCCAGTCTTGCCAAGCTTCAGCAGCTCATTGCCGGGCTTGACGAAAAATACGCCGCCTACAGGAACGGCGTGTTCTCCACCATGGAGAGGGTGCGCAACGATCCCTCCATCACCTCGGAGCAGGCCAATGCCCTGCTCACCCCGTACAAGCAGATCACCTACGACTTTGCCCGGGACGTGGACCTTGTTTCCGCCACAGTGAGCCGGTTCATGACCGACAGAGGCAAGGAAGTCATGGAGACTGCCGACTTCGAGGCATACCTGATTCTCGGGCTGCTCGTGGCCGGACTTCTGGCCGCGATTCTGGCCGGATATCTCAGCGTGCGCGCCACCATCAATCCTCTGGGCCGCATGGTCCGGTTCGCCTCCGCAGTTGCGGGCGGCGATTTCAAGGCCCGGGCAGAAGGCGTGTTCACCGGCGAAATGGGATTGCTGCGGCAGGCCGTGGACACCATGCTCAAGACGGTTTTCGACAAGATCGAGGAAGCCGAGGAAGCCGCGGACAACGCGGCCAAGGCTGCGGACGACGCGCGTCGCGCCCAGGCCGATGCGCAGGAAGCCAACATCCGCAACGAGGCCCAGAGCCGGGGCCTGCTCGAAGCGGCCCAGCGGCTGCGTGATCTCATGAGCAGCCTGACCTCGGCCACCGAGGAGCTCTCCGTACAGGTGGAACAGGTGGCACGCGGCGCGGACGTGCAGAATGCACGCACCACCGAGACCTCCACGGCCATGGAACAGATGAACGCCAGCATCATGGAAGTGGCACGCGGCGCTGCCGAGGCCGCGGAAAATGCCGAGGCCGTGCGCGAAAAGGCCCAGTCCGGCGCCGGAGTGGTGGCGGATGTGGTCTCCTCGGTCAACGACGTGGAAACCCATTCCATGCGCATGCAGCGCAGTCTGGAATCCCTCGGCGAACAGGCCGAGGGCATCGGCAAGATCATGAACGTGATCACGGACATTGCGGACCAGACCAACCTGCTCGCCCTGAACGCGGCCATCGAGGCGGCGCGCGCTGGCGAGGCCGGACGCGGTTTTGCCGTGGTGGCCGACGAAGTGCGCAAGCTCGCGGAAAAGACCATGCAGGCCACCAAGGAAGTGGGCGACGCAGTCTCTGCCATCCAGAACGGCACCCGCGACAACATGAAGGAAATGCAAGGCGCGAATCAGGCTGTTTCCACAAGCGCGGATCTGGCCCATTCCGCCGGAGAAGCTCTTGAAGAGATCGTCCGCTACATCGAGACCAACACCGGCCAGATCCACACCATTGCCACGGCTGCCGAGGAACAGTCCGCAGCCAGCGAGGAAGTGACCCACGCTCTGGACGAAGTAAGCAGCATTGCCGATGAAAACGCCCACGGCATGTCGGAATCCGCTGTTGCCCTGCGCGAACTCGCTTCCCTGACCGAACAGATCAACGTGGTGATCGAGGGCATGGCCAGCGGCGATGCCGCAGCTCTGGAACACGCGGCCGCGCAGTTGTCCGCTCCGATTTCCGCTTCCCGCCCCGCATCGTACGCGCCCAGACCGTCCGCATCCCGTCCTGCGCCGACCACGGCGTCGGCAGCGGCCAGACGCAGACCGTCCACCGGCAATCTCATGGACTGGGACGAAAGCTTTTCCGTGGGCGTGCGCGAGATAGATCAGCAGCACAGGAAACTGTTCGATCTGGTCAACGCACTGCACAAGGCCATGCGCACGGGCAAGGGCAGCGACATTCTGGGCAAGGTGTTCGAGGAACTCCGCGAATACACGGTCCATCATTTCGCCCATGAGGAATCCCTGTTCGAGGAACACCACTATCCGGCCATGATCGGCCACCAGAAGGAGCACACCAAGCTCGTGGATCAGGTGCTGGAACTGGAAAAGGAATTCAAGGCCGGACGCGCGGCCATCACCAACGAGGTCATGGAATTCCTGCGCAACTGGCTCGTGAACCACATCAAGGGCACGGACAGGAAGTACGGTCCGTTCCTGAACCGCGCCGGAGTGCGCTAG
- a CDS encoding rubredoxin-like domain-containing protein, which translates to MERAYVTEAVAAAANEMHALRAERENRPGAARTFRALALARHTHASRALMLLRGRIGDTDTNLEDTLQDLRGWIDEYREGVAIAGEEGATPVEAALSQFLKTAMNHKALAEKADSLSETGLHVCRICGFVAQGNMAPERCPVCDAVREKFQTVD; encoded by the coding sequence TTGGAAAGGGCCTATGTCACGGAAGCCGTGGCTGCGGCAGCCAATGAAATGCACGCGCTTCGGGCCGAACGCGAAAACAGGCCCGGGGCGGCAAGGACCTTTCGCGCCCTGGCACTGGCGCGGCACACGCATGCGTCCAGAGCGCTCATGCTGCTCAGGGGGCGCATCGGGGATACGGACACCAATCTGGAAGACACGCTTCAGGACCTGCGGGGCTGGATCGACGAGTACAGGGAGGGGGTTGCCATTGCCGGCGAGGAAGGCGCCACGCCCGTGGAGGCCGCGTTGTCCCAGTTTCTGAAGACCGCCATGAACCACAAGGCACTGGCCGAAAAGGCGGATTCCCTGTCCGAAACCGGGCTGCACGTCTGCCGCATCTGCGGATTCGTGGCGCAGGGCAACATGGCGCCGGAACGGTGCCCGGTGTGCGACGCGGTCCGGGAGAAATTCCAGACCGTGGACTAG
- the mobB gene encoding molybdopterin-guanine dinucleotide biosynthesis protein B, which yields MTKVVCMVGKKKSGKTTFIEKLVPALARLGVSVGTVKHDAHSFDMDHEGKDSWRHRKCGAETVVVSSPAQVAMIRSVEREMSLEQIVDTYFRDRHLVIAEGYFRSDFPKMEIFRPEAHDLPLCTRSIAGEKQLLAMITDKPTDVGVPTFSPDDAEGAAQWLARHLLGWVASGMWSGEK from the coding sequence ATGACCAAGGTCGTCTGCATGGTGGGCAAGAAGAAATCCGGAAAGACCACGTTCATCGAAAAGCTCGTGCCCGCGCTGGCCCGACTGGGCGTATCCGTGGGCACGGTCAAGCACGACGCCCATTCGTTCGACATGGATCATGAAGGCAAGGATTCGTGGCGGCACCGCAAATGCGGGGCCGAAACCGTGGTGGTCTCTTCCCCGGCCCAGGTCGCAATGATCAGGAGCGTGGAGCGGGAAATGTCTCTGGAGCAGATTGTGGACACGTATTTCCGGGATCGGCATCTGGTCATCGCCGAGGGGTATTTCCGATCGGATTTTCCCAAGATGGAGATTTTTCGCCCCGAGGCACACGACCTGCCCCTGTGCACCCGGTCGATTGCCGGGGAAAAGCAGCTTCTGGCCATGATCACGGACAAGCCGACCGATGTCGGGGTGCCGACCTTTTCCCCGGACGATGCCGAGGGCGCGGCCCAATGGCTGGCCCGGCATCTGCTCGGCTGGGTGGCCAGCGGCATGTGGTCCGGGGAAAAATGA
- the fdhD gene encoding formate dehydrogenase accessory sulfurtransferase FdhD: MDSLSYEVKQYGPNGFTPTPIRSIREVPLTIMLNGREVVTLLCTGKHPEYLAVGFLKSDAFVSDPDQITDLTVREQEDRLVAEVETCNDPWKNRVMERSITSGCGKGTNFGRNVTTISRRRLSGDVRVTPEQVLSLARELHERSTLYTATRGCHNSSLCTPTEMLFFREDIGRHNAIDMICGQCFLEDVSVDDKMIVSTGRVASEILLKVVRIGVPVMISTAVATSFSVELARKTGVTLIGNVKHDSFWVYNDPGRIQD; encoded by the coding sequence ATGGACTCCCTATCCTATGAAGTGAAACAATACGGTCCGAACGGGTTTACCCCGACCCCGATCCGGTCCATCCGCGAAGTGCCGCTGACCATCATGCTCAACGGCCGCGAGGTGGTGACCCTGCTGTGCACGGGCAAGCACCCGGAATACCTTGCCGTGGGCTTTCTCAAGTCCGACGCCTTTGTCTCCGATCCGGACCAGATCACCGACCTGACCGTGCGTGAACAGGAAGATCGGCTTGTGGCCGAGGTGGAGACCTGCAACGATCCGTGGAAAAACCGGGTCATGGAACGGTCCATCACCTCGGGCTGCGGCAAGGGCACGAATTTCGGCCGCAACGTGACCACCATTTCCCGGCGGCGGCTTTCCGGAGACGTGCGCGTCACCCCGGAACAGGTGCTGTCTCTGGCCCGGGAGCTGCACGAGCGGTCCACGCTTTACACGGCCACGCGCGGGTGCCACAATTCCTCCCTGTGCACCCCCACCGAAATGCTCTTCTTTCGCGAGGACATCGGCAGACACAATGCCATCGACATGATCTGCGGCCAGTGCTTTCTGGAAGACGTGAGCGTGGACGACAAGATGATCGTGTCCACGGGCCGCGTGGCCTCGGAAATCCTGCTCAAGGTGGTGCGCATCGGAGTTCCGGTCATGATCTCCACGGCCGTGGCAACCAGTTTTTCCGTGGAACTGGCCCGCAAGACCGGAGTCACCCTCATCGGCAATGTGAAGCACGACAGCTTCTGGGTCTACAACGACCCCGGACGCATACAGGACTAG
- a CDS encoding molybdopterin molybdotransferase MoeA — protein MTLTQITREKAVKRLMERVRPSRVVELPPSRAVGLAAAADMLAGVSVPEQAVSLRDGYALAARDSAQASDAAPAVLAIRGEIHAETRSSEPLEPGTAVRILTGGPLPSGADCVVAEEDVREQSGSLILTAPLRPGWFTSGPGADIGAHDLILAKGGSVTPQAAAVLARTRTPLVSVHEPPAVRILAVGSELAPPDQAGPGRIPADNLVLASGLAARTGAVVESAIPVRDDPDALMRELVREPAPALIITSGGTGRSERDFTANAAMRAGFEPLFQGVAMRPGKSVFAGMRNTTLMVSLPGPPGAVFACMHALVLPVLRGMAGFAPSSPLRVELADSLYAKPGLEWLVPCAVRLENARLTASPLIGRNVPVLLSLSRANAILPLAPGTALAPGDSAPALSPLFYS, from the coding sequence ATGACGCTGACGCAAATCACCCGGGAAAAGGCCGTGAAACGGCTGATGGAACGGGTGCGCCCGAGTCGCGTCGTGGAACTGCCTCCGTCCCGCGCCGTGGGGCTGGCCGCTGCTGCGGACATGCTTGCCGGAGTCTCGGTGCCCGAACAGGCCGTGTCCCTGCGCGACGGCTACGCATTGGCCGCCCGGGATTCGGCACAGGCTTCCGACGCTGCCCCGGCAGTTCTGGCGATACGCGGCGAGATTCATGCGGAAACCCGATCCTCCGAGCCGCTCGAACCCGGCACGGCCGTGCGCATCCTTACGGGTGGGCCCCTGCCCTCGGGGGCGGACTGTGTTGTTGCGGAAGAGGATGTCCGGGAGCAGTCCGGTTCCCTGATCCTGACTGCGCCGCTTCGACCCGGCTGGTTCACGTCCGGTCCCGGCGCGGACATTGGTGCCCATGACCTGATTCTCGCCAAAGGCGGTTCGGTCACACCTCAGGCCGCAGCCGTTCTCGCACGAACCCGCACGCCGCTGGTTTCCGTGCACGAGCCGCCCGCAGTACGGATTCTGGCCGTGGGCAGCGAACTGGCCCCGCCGGATCAGGCCGGGCCGGGCCGCATTCCTGCCGACAATCTGGTGCTGGCCTCGGGACTGGCCGCACGGACCGGAGCCGTGGTGGAATCCGCCATCCCGGTCAGGGACGATCCCGACGCCCTGATGCGCGAACTCGTGCGCGAGCCTGCCCCCGCTCTCATCATCACTTCGGGCGGCACTGGCCGCAGCGAACGGGATTTCACTGCGAACGCCGCCATGCGCGCGGGATTCGAACCGCTGTTCCAGGGCGTTGCCATGCGCCCGGGCAAGAGCGTTTTCGCGGGCATGCGCAACACCACCCTGATGGTCAGCCTGCCCGGTCCGCCCGGTGCGGTGTTCGCCTGCATGCATGCTCTGGTCCTGCCCGTGCTGCGCGGCATGGCCGGGTTTGCTCCGTCTTCGCCTCTTCGGGTCGAGCTTGCGGATTCCCTGTATGCCAAGCCCGGACTGGAGTGGCTGGTTCCCTGCGCCGTGCGTCTTGAAAATGCGCGGCTGACCGCCTCGCCCCTGATCGGCCGGAATGTTCCCGTGCTTCTTTCCCTGTCCCGGGCAAACGCAATTCTGCCCCTTGCTCCGGGCACGGCCCTTGCCCCCGGAGATTCGGCTCCGGCGCTCTCCCCCCTTTTCTATTCGTAA
- a CDS encoding formate dehydrogenase accessory protein FdhE — translation MSYDYEEAGRRMESKIAHIKAKQALPGELVNLIEDVARMQLSARQQASVSLSEDLACASGEDVIRGVPLVARDAFPHDREQARNLLDQVFGLIGRGDMPMQKGAALLAEALQKNELVPDELFDAYFSENTTFFEKWSQVTPEAPQLTRFLAAAALGPSIEVAAELLAERLPEVTTWHNGSCPICGSLPLISSLRQREGFRHMTCSFCRHEFRVRRIACPVCGEDDQKKLTFFTVEQEPGFRVDVCQTCKAYIKTIDFRALDRVPLPVLDDLDSLVLDYVAMDQGYRRGTLSAWGF, via the coding sequence ATGAGTTACGATTACGAGGAAGCTGGCCGCAGAATGGAGTCGAAGATCGCCCACATCAAGGCGAAGCAGGCGCTGCCCGGAGAATTGGTCAACCTGATCGAAGATGTGGCACGCATGCAGCTCTCGGCCAGACAACAGGCCTCGGTGTCCCTGTCCGAGGATTTGGCCTGCGCGTCCGGCGAGGACGTGATCCGGGGCGTGCCGCTGGTGGCCCGGGACGCGTTTCCCCATGACCGCGAACAGGCCCGGAATCTGCTGGATCAGGTGTTCGGCCTGATCGGTCGGGGTGACATGCCCATGCAGAAGGGCGCGGCGCTGCTGGCCGAAGCCCTGCAGAAGAACGAGCTTGTCCCGGACGAGCTGTTCGATGCGTATTTTTCCGAGAACACGACATTTTTCGAAAAATGGTCGCAGGTCACGCCGGAGGCGCCCCAGTTGACGCGGTTTCTGGCTGCGGCAGCGCTCGGTCCGTCCATCGAGGTTGCCGCGGAGCTGCTGGCCGAGCGGCTGCCCGAAGTGACCACATGGCATAACGGCTCCTGCCCGATCTGCGGCTCCCTGCCCCTGATCTCGTCCCTGCGCCAGCGGGAGGGATTTCGGCACATGACCTGTTCGTTCTGTCGCCACGAGTTCCGGGTGCGGCGCATTGCCTGTCCGGTCTGCGGCGAGGACGACCAGAAGAAACTGACCTTTTTCACGGTGGAACAGGAACCGGGTTTTCGCGTGGATGTGTGCCAGACCTGCAAGGCATACATCAAGACCATTGATTTCCGGGCCCTGGATCGGGTCCCGCTCCCGGTGCTGGACGACCTCGACTCCCTTGTTCTGGATTACGTGGCCATGGATCAGGGGTATCGGCGAGGTACGCTCTCGGCCTGGGGATTCTAG
- a CDS encoding IS1595 family transposase, protein MEAARCEYDPAIVGNAVPAFAEQQYPNNIKALLRNEQRAREFLLAHCWPGGEPYCPRCGNRKIYTLSGQRLRCSSCKYTFQPFSGRWINNGALSCTEWIGLTRLFMQERTVHQMKQDLGLSYNTVYKALTALRFAILAHAPDATQLMGPETGLNSYLKGTRLTGGPKDMRMDTIPVYGILHRDGLVFIDLVPGFQAETVFHFHMNFRLKLVRAGNLVYTDRYKDYDALVFCGNESLPYEIIRRHDEPPMIDARNDSFWRFARGRLKKFRGISCQRFPLYLKELEFRYNNRESQIFEALVSRLCALVPDLGAKTG, encoded by the coding sequence ATGGAAGCGGCGCGCTGCGAATATGATCCCGCCATTGTCGGCAATGCGGTTCCCGCCTTTGCGGAACAACAGTACCCGAACAATATCAAGGCCCTGCTGCGTAACGAGCAGCGGGCCCGGGAGTTCCTGCTCGCCCACTGCTGGCCCGGGGGTGAACCCTACTGCCCCCGCTGCGGCAATCGCAAGATATACACCCTGTCCGGCCAGCGGTTGCGCTGCTCTTCCTGCAAGTACACGTTCCAGCCCTTTTCCGGCCGCTGGATCAACAACGGCGCGCTTTCCTGCACGGAATGGATCGGCCTGACCCGGCTCTTCATGCAGGAACGCACCGTGCATCAGATGAAGCAGGATCTGGGCCTGTCCTACAATACCGTGTACAAGGCCCTGACCGCGCTCCGGTTCGCCATTCTGGCCCATGCCCCGGACGCGACCCAGCTCATGGGCCCGGAAACCGGGCTGAATTCCTATCTCAAGGGAACCCGTCTCACGGGCGGGCCCAAGGACATGCGCATGGACACCATTCCGGTCTACGGCATTTTGCATCGGGACGGACTGGTATTCATCGATCTGGTGCCCGGATTCCAGGCCGAAACCGTGTTTCATTTCCACATGAACTTCCGGCTCAAGCTGGTGCGGGCCGGCAACCTCGTCTACACGGACAGGTACAAGGATTACGACGCACTGGTGTTCTGCGGCAACGAGTCCCTGCCGTACGAAATCATCCGCCGCCATGACGAACCACCCATGATCGATGCCAGAAACGACAGCTTCTGGCGATTCGCCCGGGGCAGGCTCAAGAAGTTCCGGGGCATTTCCTGCCAGCGGTTCCCCTTGTATCTCAAGGAGCTGGAATTCCGCTACAACAACCGCGAGTCCCAGATATTCGAGGCTCTGGTTTCCCGACTTTGCGCTCTCGTGCCCGACCTTGGAGCAAAAACGGGGTAG